The following proteins come from a genomic window of Acanthopagrus latus isolate v.2019 chromosome 5, fAcaLat1.1, whole genome shotgun sequence:
- the si:ch211-225b11.4 gene encoding thyroid adenoma-associated protein homolog isoform X1 — protein sequence MLSFEELMTSLQDCVISEDRTAGNISRTLGLFTEKLREASRSGVKRCKERCLEEAVQLLRHTPEPQLQVLQDTHLLQQLVRLLISLQLQMVHISTACRKVDQMLQHLAKVDHQLVLRETHQCLQSVVHSEQILSLEDLQRACMFLEDSAAGREVYRESFPSLLRKVSELFPHVLRQESLRDGPLCYIAVKVCLQMFQLLSSEVAPLVWDEEHRGPTVQKILQALMDIILGQCCNRDTRLLAGTAVAMLVNTAPDSGAGEAAAWSLLQVSNSESWLLAVGALRVQCCAVSRDGVDRLAVSRGLLTCCRPHILLSSHADETCLLLKGLFPLVCALCEEKLDCLYFAFEVLTLWLRRVKECLADIWKMTSARLLPDDSSLQRELIHIIWTNAESPVEGVSEFVRSAFSLLLDIYKMDCEQFRDTEKPLYSALLQRIIKVPWEAKAKYQRLCTVLPYVGTDMVLDQYAEMPNHLLKCLSANHLSPCGSELYRSLIQQQRRELCDGSQKSAPHDELDLANQWARRWRAVLHEALTSDVTLLQNNSSTLLLPCTFQVFPAAVHPLLASLDPFAPGHLHAWACIMSSFRAVTGGSPWALQGSSTLDTLQLALGSADDKVRLAALNVLCCSPKTKDTPTAEEMSIMRTFIPQNLNCESSPFRQHLQAGVKRFLVRIRDGCLAHVRGQKSKKKEGANDAEKARDILEQGIGFVEWLGQLPYGCLAPGHSYQRKKTALLLLSAVLETCTDTWSPDRKKGQPPANMASLINCARQRGLWDFTCRTKQLVLISCLEDSTNEIRELSAGLLLRYFPASFPEDIAAVLLTRTKQLLCSPRVQEAQMGALMMKVLHQKSQDLPDDGSGSDTSLVRALVTELEEHYLTAKSDMLLAARTKPIHGVLSALQRSLLETPGSVYDTLDRRLTDEVLGLLEKISLLLLGVLYGDLDAGATEKDVPPSFCDMGNAISSLIAEASGGGQGEEEECVLLSEEHSLVLTCCWVSLKEIGIFLGCLVEKILSESKPNKCLLTKDDLMRVSKVFKNILLKCRQWGAVEGCCIGFTKFCVSLLSSGDAELQNIPADMLKQGLQVVQSPRSTSVTRRAAGLPVLILCVLSAAEGSKAKPLLAHSIQTLLETAKTPLPERWDQTLDLPQVCAVHTLQALVRGSGLGVAVLQFAPAVAMLSLTLLSSPCWAMRNAALQLYSSLCSRMLGQRPSSEECGPAQHGMSPLAFFFHYPALQPFLLGELRGAAQDLQGPSDEAKLHLQPSLYPVLTLLAQLQPGVQDSTETLSDFLPPLLQLSASPIYGVRVMASKALVAMTPPSEYESILVKLTAQLPNQQERCCHNRLHGQLLQIRAVLDRALCTVSAPSADLCEVLRRVDASLWLVTRAQRCPLVRAAYLSVADALRRFCCEVFLSKLGDTLTLELQTPQQELQVGLSSFHQQAIRFLCADPTWAHQIWDYFSAASPDLRLSLVTWVVEGRCLQRGSLTAVVQRVLKSNLKEALLSRSVEYRRTYLTALAAVMGTDGDSASLLQHLEEPVLPECLDLLLRDLEDERGGPEFLSQALHVASLLLSQWPDSSPKTSVVQRWCSVLECQRSPDAPEVLRMACAEALCVAGVPLMRERHTAIMSRLIDTGLHLLQDQSQQVRMRAACFTSTLHHARGGGGGGGGGGGGGGGGGGGASRRSVYLMQVNQALPLLLDLLLQECRDSPGSLEVLLGHLPQPDLRSVLKEASETGCSSLYEQDEANVFAEPSVMSAHVLPYLLQMAEKSSESAALARRLSVWAEESAAQVQDGLAVCKELQSAEVLTPAWLALLTDPRLHSTLCGLFTRAAFLLRLVQTSDDVRHLSCDLSLLRMTLQESYRLLGQNGVHFPSVLTAAVTGELPA from the exons ATGCTGTCGTTTGAGGAGCTGATGACGAGTCTGCAGGACTGTGTGATCTCCGAGGACCGAACAGCTGGAAACATCAGCCGGACTCTCGGGCTCTTCACTGAGAAGCTGCGTGAAgcctccag GAGCGGTGTGAAGAGGTGTAAGGAGCGCTGCCTGGAGGAGGCGGTGCAGCTGCTgagacacacacctgagcctcagctgcaggtgctgcaggacacacacctgctgcagcagctggtcagGCTGCTCAtctccctgcagctgcagatggTCCACATCTCCACAGCCTGTCGCAAAGTGGACCAG ATGTTGCAGCATTTGGCAAAGGTGGACCATCAGCTGGTGCTCAGAGAAACCCATCAGTGTCTGCAGTCTGTAGTCCACAGTGAGCAG ATCTTGTCTCTCGAGGACCTGCAGAGAG CGTGTATGTTCCTGGAGGACAGCGCCGCTGGTCGTGAGGTGTACAGAGAGTCATTCCCGTCCCTGCTGAGGAAAGTGTCCGAGCTCTTCCCTCACGTTTTGCGACAGGAATCCCTCAGAGACGGACCGCTGTGTTACATCGCTGTCAAG gtgtgtttgcagatgttCCAGCTGTTGTCCAGTGAAGTGGCCCCTCTGGTGTGGGACGAGGAGCACAGGGGCCCGACGGTGCAGAAGATCCTGCAGGCTCTCATGGACATCATACTGGGACAG TGCTGCAACAGGGACACTCGTCTTCTGGCCGGCACCGCTGTGGCCATGCTGGTCAACACGGCACCAGACAGCGgagcaggagaagcagctgCCTGGAGTCTGCTGCAGGTCTCTAACTCAG AGTCGTGGCTGCTGGCCGTCGGTGCTCTCCGGGTGCAGTGCTGCGCTGTCAGCAGGGACGGAGTGGACCGGCTGGCCGTGAGCAGAGGCCTCCTGACCTGCTGTCGACCTCACATCCTGCTCAGTTCACACGCGGATGAA ACGTGTTTGCTCCTGAAGGGTCTGTTTCCTCTGGTCTGTGCTTTGTGTGAGGAGAAGCTGGATTGTCTCTACTTTGCCTTTGAAG TATTAACACTGTGGCTGAGGAGAGTTAAAGAATGTCTGGCTGATATCTGGAAGATGACGAGCGCTCGGCTTCTGCCTGACGACAGCAGCCTGCAGCGAGAACTCATTCACATAATCTGGACCAACGCAGAGAGCCCA GTGGAAGGTGTGTCGGAGTTTGTGCGCAGCGCCTTCAGTCTGCTGCTCGACATCTATAAGATGGACTGCGAGCAGTTTCGTGACACCGAGAAGCCTCTTTATTCTGCTCTGCTCCAGCGAATAATCAAAGTGCCGTGGGAAGCCAAAGCCAAATATCAGCGCCTTTGCACCGTGCTGCCGTACGTGGGCACCGACATG GTGTTGGATCAGTACGCCGAAATGCCAAATCATCTGCTGAAGTGCTTGTCGGCCAATCACCTGTCCCCGTGTGGGTCGGAGCTCTACAGGAGTctgatccagcagcagaggcGAGAGCTGTGTGATGGCTCACAAAAGTCGGCTCCTCATGACGAGCTGGATCTGGCCAATCAGTGGGCGAGGCGTTGGCGGGCAGTCCTTCATGAGGCGCTGACGTCCGATGTGACTCTCCTGCAGAACAACAGCTCGACACTGTTATTACCCTGCACCTTTCAGGTCTTCCCCGCTGCTGTTCATCCTCTGCTGGCCAGTCTGGACCCCTTCGCCCCCGGCCACCTCCACGCCTGGGCCTGCATCATGAGCTCCTTTCGGGCCGTGACCGGAGGCTCTCCCTGGGCTCTGCAGGGGAGCTCCACCCTCGACACCCTGCAGCTAGCTCTGGGATCTGCAGATGACAAAGTGCGTCTTGCTGCCCTGAAcgttctctgctgcagcccgAAGACCAAAGACACTCCAACGGCAGAGGAGATGTCAATAATGAGGACGTTTATTCCTCAGAACCTCAACTGCGAGTCCTCGCCATTTCGCCAACATCTTCAGGCCGGAGTGAAGAGGTTTCTGGTTCGCATCAGAGACGGCTGCTTGGCGCATGTCAGGGGACAGaagagcaaaaagaaagaaggtgCCAACGACGCAGAGAAGGCACGAGATATACTGGAGCAGGGAATAG GGTTTGTGGAATGGTTGGGTCAACTCCCGTACGGCTGTCTGGCACCAGGTCACAGTTATCAGAGGAAGAAGACCGCGCTGCTGTTGCTGTCTGCGGTGCTGGAAACCTGCACAGACACTTGGAGCCCGGACAGGAAGAAAGGACAACCTCCAG CGAATATGGCGTCTCTTATTAACTGTGCCAGACAAAGAGGATTGTGGGACTTCACCTGCAGGACCAAACAGCTGGTCCTCATCAGCTGTTTGGAGGATTCTACAAACGAG ATTCGGGAGCTCTCAGCCGGgttgttgttgagatatttcccAGCCAGTTTCCCAGAAGATATCGCCGCCGTGCTGCTCACACGAACCAAACAGCTTCTGTGCAGCCCTCGAGTGCAGGAGGCTCAGATGGGAGCACTGATGATGAAGGTCCTCCATCAGAA ATCACAGGATCTGCCTGACGACGGCAGTGGAAGTGACACCAGCCTGGTCAGAGCTCTGGTGACGGAGCTGGAGGAACACTATCTGACAGCCAAGAGTGACATGCTGCTCGCTGCCAGGACCAAACCTATCCATG GAGTTCTGAGTGCACTTCAGAGGAGTCTGCTCGAGACCCCCGGCAGCGTCTACGACACACTCGACCGCCGTCTGACCGACGAGGTGCTCGGCCTGCTGGAGAAgatctctctgctgctgctgggcgtTCTGTACGGAGACCTGGATGCTGGTGCCACTGAAAAAG ATGTCCCCCCTTCTTTCTGTGATATGGGAAACGCCATCAGCTCGCTGATAGCTGAGGCGTCTGGAGGAGGccaaggggaggaggaggagtgtgtccTGCTGTCTGAAGAGCACAGCCTcgtcctcacctgctgctgggTCTCCCTCAAG GAAATAGGAATCTTTTTAGGTTGTCTGGTGGAGAAAATTCTCAGTGAATCCAAGCCGAACAAGTGCCTTCTGACGAAAGATGATCTGATGAGAGTATCAAAAGTGTTCAAGAATATTCTTCTCAAGTGTCGTCAGTGG GGGGCAGTGGAGGGATGCTGCATCGGCTTCACCAagttctgtgtctctctgctgagCAGCGGGGATGCAGAGCTTCAGAACATCCCGGCCGACATGCTGAAACAA GGGCTACAGGTGGTGCAGTCCCCTCGCTCCACCTCTGTGACCCGGCGGGCTGCAGGGTTGCCTGTGCTCATCCTGTGtgtcctgtcagcagcagagggaagtAAAGCAAAACCACTGTTAGCTCACAGTATCCAAACCTTACTGGAGACGGCTAAAACCCCTCTACCTGAGAGATGGGACCAAACGCTGGACCTGCCTCAG GTGTGTGCGGTCCACACTCTGCAGGCCCTGGTGCGTGGCTCCGGTCTGGGAGTGGCTGTGCTGCAGTTTGCTCCTGCTGTAGCCATGTTGTCTCTGACTCTGCTCAGCTCTCCCTGCTGGGCCATGAGGAACGCCGCGCTGCAGCTCTACA GTTCTCTGTGCTCGCGGATGCTCGGTCAGCGGCCCAGCAGCGAGGAGTGTGGCCCGGCCCAGCACGGCATGTCCCCGCTCGCCTTCTTCTTCCACTACCCCGCGCTCCAGCCGTTCCTTCTGGGCGAGCTGAGAGGGGCAGCGCAGGACCTCCAGGGTCCATCTGATGAGGCCAAGCTACACCTGCAGCCCTCTCTGTACCCGGTCCTCACTCTGCTGGCACAACTCCAGCCCGGTGTCCAAGACTCAACAGA AACTTTGTCCGACttcctgcctcctctgctgcagctgtctgccaGCCCGATCTACGGCGTGAGAGTGATGGCCTCCAAGGCTTTGGTCGCCATGACTCCCCCCTCAGAGTACGAGAGCATCCTCGTCAAACTGACGGCTCAGCTGCCCAATCAGCAGGAGCGCTGCTGCCACAACCGGCTCCAcggacagctgctgcagattaGAGCTGTTCTAGACAGAGCGCTCTGCACGGTCAG CGCCCCGTCAGCTGACCTGTGTGAGGTGCTGCGCAGGGTGGACGCCTCGCTGTGGCTGGTGACTCGGGCTCAGCGCTGCCCCCTAGTGAGGGCGGCGTACCTCAGCGTGGCGGACGCTTTGAGAAGATTCTGCTGCGAGGTCTTCCTGTCGAAGCTCGGTGACACGCTCACGCTTGAGCTCCAGACGCctcagcaggagctgcag GTCGGGTTGTCATCCTTCCACCAGCAAGCCATCCGTTTTCTGTGCGCGGACCCGACATGGGCACACCAAATCTGGGACTACTTCTCTGCAGCGAGCCCCGACCTGAGGCTGTCGCTGGTCACGTGGGTGGTGGAGGGGCGGTGTTTGCAACGGGGCAGCTTGACAGCGGTCGTCCAGCGGGTGCTGAAG TCGAACCTGAAGGAGGCGTTGTTGAGCCGCAGTGTGGAGTACCGCAGGACCTACCTCACAGCCCTGGCAGCAGTGATGGGCACTGACGGTGATTCGGCTTCCTTACTCCAACATCTGGAGGAGCCGGTTCTGCCCGAGTGTCTGGATTTGTTGCTCAGGGACCTGGAGGACGAGCGAGGCGGCCCAGAGTTTCTGTCGCAGGCTCTGCATGTGGCGAGTCTGCTGCTTTCCCAGTGGCCTGACTCCAG TCCAAAGACATCTGTGGTCCAGCGGTGGTGCAGCGTCCTGGAGTGCCAGCGGTCCCCAGACGCTCCCGAGGTGCTGAGGATGGCGTGTGCTGAAGCTTTGTGTGTGGCTGGAGTCCCACTGATGAGAGAGCGACACACTGCCATCATGAGCAG GTTGATCGACACAGGCCTGCACTTGCTGCAGGACCAGAGCCAGCAGGTGAGGATGAGGGCGGCATGTTTTACCTCCACGCTCCACCAcgcgagaggaggaggaggaggaggaggaggaggaggaggaggaggaggaggaggaggaggaggagcgagcCGGAGGAGCGTCTACCTCATGCAGGTCAACCAGGCCCTGCCGCTcctgctggacctgctgctgcaggagtgcCGGGACAGTCCGGGCTCACTGGAGGTGCTGCTGGGTCACCTGCCTCAGCCTGACCTCAGATCTGTGCTGAAGGAGGCCTCAGAGACGGG GTGTTCCAGCCTGTATGAGCAGGATGAGGCCAATGTGTTTGCAGAGCCCTCTGTGATGTCTGCACATGTGCTGCCGTACCTGCTGCAGATGGCGGAAAAATCCTCTGAATCCGCTGCCTTGGCACGGCGCCTGAGCGTGTGGGCTGAGGAGAGCGCTGCACAGGTGCAGGACGGCCTCGCAGTCTGTAAAGAGCTCCAGTCAG CTGAGGTGTTGACCCCGGCCTGGCTCGCTCTCCTCACGGACCCCCGTCTCCACAGCACCCTGTGCGGCCTGTTCACCCGGGCGGCCTTCCTCCTCCGGCTGGTGCAAACGTCCGATGATGTGCGACACCTTTCATGTGATCTTTCACTCCTGCGCATGACTCTACAGGAAAGTTATAGGCTTCTCGGTCAGAACGGTGTCCACTTTCCCTCTGTGCTAACAGCTGCTGTGACTGGAGAGCTGCCAGCGTGA